In Brachypodium distachyon strain Bd21 chromosome 2, Brachypodium_distachyon_v3.0, whole genome shotgun sequence, one genomic interval encodes:
- the LOC100824069 gene encoding solute carrier family 25 member 44 isoform X2 produces MAAATAADTTDASTAGLALAEANINWERLDKTKFHVIGAILFTAQQGVLHPTAVVKTRMQVAEGGLSHMSGFAVFRRILRSDGIPGVFRGFGTTAVGALPGRVLALTSLEVSKEMAFKYSERFDMSEASRIAVANGVAGLVSSIFSSSYFVPLDVICQRLMVQGLPGMQTYRGPLDVINKVVRTEGLRGLYRGFGITMLTQSPASALWWSSYGGAQHAIWRSLGYVNDSQKKPSQSELIAVQATAGTIAGACSSIITTPIDTIKTRLQLQNSHSRFMVLSLLGKVQAER; encoded by the exons atggcggcggcgacggcggccgacACCACCGATGCGTCCACGGCTGGGCTCGCGCTCGCGGAGGCAAACATCAACTGGGAGAG GTTGGACAAGACAAAGTTTCATGTCATTGGAGCAATCCTATTCACGGCCCAACAAGGTGTTCTGCATCCAACAGCCGTTGTGAAGACTAGAATGCAGGTTGCCGAAGGAGGGCTTTCACATATGTCTGGCTTTGCCGTTTTTAGAAGAATATTGAGAAGTGATGGCATCCCTGGTGTTTTCAGAGGATTTGGCACCACTGCAGTTGGAGCTCTACCTGGAAGAGTCTTGGCTCTAACTTCACTAGAGGTGTCCAAAGAAATGGCCTTTAAATACTCTGAACGTTTCGATATGTCAGAAGCATCAAGGATTGCTGTAGCTAATGGTGTAGCAGGCCTAGTGTCAAGTATCTTTTCAAGTTCATATTTTGTACCGCTAGATGTG ATTTGCCAGCGGCTCATGGTCCAAGGGTTGCCAGGGATGCAAACATATAGAGGTCCACTTGATGTGATAAATAAGGTTGTCAGGACTGAAGGCCTCCGTGGCCTTTACCGAGGTTTTGGAATTACCATGTTAACGCAGTCTCCAGCTTCCGCCCTTTGGTGGAGTTCATATGGTGGTGCTCAACATGCTATCTGGAG GAGCCTGGGTTATGTAAATGATTCACAAAAGAAACCTTCTCAATCAGAACTTATTGCTGTCCAAGCAACAGCTGGAACAATTGCTGGCGCTTGCTCATCAATTATCACTACACCAATAGATACCATTAAGACACGGCTTCAg CTACAAAATTCACATAGTAGGTTCATGGTGTTATCTCTGTTAGGGAAGGTTCAGGCTGAACGTTGA